A region from the Desulfitobacterium dehalogenans ATCC 51507 genome encodes:
- a CDS encoding antibiotic biosynthesis monooxygenase, whose product MLTIVHTFDAPDRDRLLSDIRSGLDTLEQVGGFKYASINEQTNSNEIMVMTKWENLSAYEKWAATVGENKAFKQATPQLFDIIDEKS is encoded by the coding sequence ATGCTTACTATCGTTCATACTTTTGATGCCCCCGATCGTGATCGGTTATTATCGGATATTCGCAGCGGTCTGGATACTTTAGAACAAGTCGGAGGATTTAAATACGCCAGCATCAATGAACAAACCAATTCCAATGAGATTATGGTGATGACCAAATGGGAGAATCTCAGTGCCTACGAAAAATGGGCGGCCACAGTTGGAGAAAACAAAGCCTTTAAACAGGCCACCCCGCAGCTGTTTGATATTATTGATGAGAAATCTTAA